Within Candidatus Dojkabacteria bacterium, the genomic segment CTTCGTGACAGATAGCTCTGTCAGGACAAACGAGCTTTGGAGGTCAACGATAGTGTGGGAAGCTCCAGGATATCAAGGGACAGGTCAGCTTACTTACATCGTACAAAGAAGTCCTGATGATAGCTCTTGGACCACCGTCGCAACCACCCCAGGTTTGGCTCATACGGATATAGTCCCTGAGTCTCAGCTATACTATTATCGTGTTGGGGTCTACGACACAAGTGATGAGTCAATAGCGTCGCCGACATTCTCGACTTCCGTATCAATAATTCCAAGAGGGAGCTATACAGAGCCCGCCGACCTAGTGAGTGGCCCGAAAGTTGTTGAACTAAGCACCACTAACGCGCTCATTACATGGACAACCGGGCGTGGATCTGACAGCAAGGTGCAGTACGGGCTTGCTTCAGGTGAGTACTTTGATGAGGAGCCTTCAAAAGGTGAGCAGGTTAATGATCATGAAATAAGATTAATCAATCTTCGCCCAGGCACACAATACTTCTATAGAGCTAAATGGTCAGACGAGGACGGAAACCTTGGAATATCAGATGAACAATCATTCGTGACCCAGCCAGCACCTGTTGTGACAGATCCTGCGATTACAAGAGTTAGCCTTAATTTCGCTACACTAAGATTTACAGTACAGAATGCTTCCGCAGTGAAGATATATTATGGCAAATCGGCTTCGTTTGGAGGGGCTGAGGAGATCTCGACAGCCACTAGTAGGTCTACTTATTCCGTAAACATTGAGGGTCTGGATGATGGATCTAAATACTTTTATAAAATAAATACATTTGATCCTGAAGGGAATGAGTATGAAGGTGTAGTTCTCAGCTTTGAGACGCTTCCGCGGCCGCAAGTATCAAATATCCGCATACAGCAGGTTAAAAATAGTGCCCAACCATCGATTGTTGTCACCTGGGACAGCAACACCGAGATTACCAGTGTAGTTTCTTACTATCCGACCAGTGATCCAGTGAATAGGCTTGAGGAAGTTGATATAGAGTTAATTAAAGGTGAGCATCAGCTTTTGATATCTAACCTTCAAGCTGAGACACAGTACGGACTTATCGTCTCAGGTGTCGACAGATTGGGAAATGAGGCACTCTCTTCTGAGCAGGTATTTACAACAGCAACAGATACTCGACCTCCATTGATCAGTGATGTGAGTGTAGAGAGTTCTATAGTGGTAACAGAGGATGGGACAAGCACAGCCCAGCTTGTTGTATCGTGGAATACAGATGAAGACGCAACCTCGCAGGTAGAGTACGGTATCGGAAATAGTACGGAGTATACCCAGAGAACCAGAGTTAATACTGATTTGAGTCTAAATCACCTCGTAGTTATTTCTGAGCTTGATCCTTCAGCCGTTTATCATCTCAGAGTGCTTTCACAAGACTCGCAGGGTAACCAAGCGCAGTCAGGTGATATTATTACGATAACACCGAAGCGTACTGATTCAGCGTTCGAACTAGTAGTAAACGGATTAAGAGATATATTTGGTTTCCTATAATTATGAACCAGGATATGGTTACAGACATACAGATAGCTTCAGCTAAGTCATCGAAAGGTGACAGGAGTGAACAGTTCGCGTTGCAGAAGGATGCGATAACTGTATCAGATGTCAGGAAGGTCTTTAAAGTTGGCGAGCAAGATGTAGAAGTACTAAAAGGTGTGAGTTTGGCGATAAACCGTGGAGAGTTCACTATACTATTTGGACCCTCGGGGTGTGGAAAATCTACACTGCTTCATTTAATTCTTGGTTTGGAGGATCCAACAGCGGGAGAAGTAGACTTCATGGGGGTAAAGTTGAGCGGTAGCAATGATCCTAATTTTACTTCGACTTTTCGTAAGCTCAATATCGGCATGGTGTATCAGCAATCGCTCTGGGTAAAATCTTTATCTGTTCGAGAAAATGTCGCTCTTCCTCTAATGCTTGCCGGCACAAATAAAAATCAGGCTTTGAATCGATCTATCGAGATGCTTAGAATGGTTGGTATGCTCGATTGGGCGGACTATTTCCCTACAGAGCTGTCTGCTGGACAGCAGCAACGCACAGCAATGGCTAGGGCATTGGTTAATGACCCGGAAGTAATAGTGGCAGACGAGCCCACAGGTAATCTTGATTTTGAAAGCGGTAAAGATATGATGAGTCTATTCTATAAATTGAACCATGAATTAGGTAAGACAGTGATCTTAGTAACGCATGACTTGGAGTATCTGATTTATGCTGATAAAGCATTCCAGATGTTAGATGGCCAAGTAATCGCAACACATGATAAGGGTGCTATTGAAGAGCTGCTGCACCATAATATTGGTCTAAAAAAGAACGGTAATAATCATGAAGAAGCTTAAGATTGGCGCAAGCACCAAGAGATGGTTCAATCCGCATAATATTGCGGGCAAATTAAGAGCCGCTACCTTTGAGTTGAACTATATTGTCCGATTCCTGTTTATTGTAAATGTATATGTTGTCACACGTACGATTCAGAAGATTCTGGCAATCAGGATTTTTCCATCTCTAGTTGCGTCGCATTACAATATTTTCGCACTTAAAACATTTGCCTTCCTCAATCGTGTTGGTGATATGAAGCGGTATCCTAACAATATGACAATACTTACGATACTTGATCTCGCATTGAAAAACTTGAAATTCAAAAGGAGCAGAGCTTTTATTACAGTTAGTGGAGTATCATTAGGTATTGCGACTATCGTGTTTTTGGTGTCCCTCGGCTTTGGTCTCCAGGAGCTAGTAATTAGCAGAGCGATTTCACTCAAAGAGATGAGGCAAGCAGAGGTCGATACACAGCCCGGGAGCAAATTGAAGTTAAACGATTCAGCTGTTACAGATATTAAAAAAATCTCGGAAGTGGATGAGGTTTTCCCAGTCATCGCAGTGGTGGGTAAGGTTGAGTACTCCGAATCTACATCGGATATTGCTATCTATGCTGTGCCAGGTGGTTACCTCGAGGAGTCGGCAATAAATATTGTCGAGGGTACACTGTTTGACGGCAAGATGGCTGTGGCAGGAGAAGGCGAGCAGGATGTTCTTGGTATCGGTACATACTCCGGGCACCCAGGTTTAGATAACTATCTTGGGAATGTGATAATGGGTGAGAGTGAGCCCGTATGGCTAGCTGTCAGGGTAACGCCGGATAAAGATTCTAGACTACTTGGATGGACTAATGCCAGGCTTTTAAAGGATAAAGCAGCCTCACATGTAAGCGGAGGTAAGTATCTGTACGCAGACGAGGAGAAGAATGACTGGTTCTATGGCCATATGCCTCTATGGGCCAAAGGAAGATGCTCGGAGGAGTGTGCAGATACTATTTATGAGCCGGTAAGAGATGACCGTGGTTATCAAACGAACGAGTGGGGTTACATCGAGAATCAGTATCTGGAGTACCAAAGTACTATTGTACCTAAGCCATCTGAAGAAGGGCTGAGTAGTGCTGTTCTTGGAGCTTCACTCGAGCTTTCTGACACCGTGGATCTGGAGTTTATTGAGATAGATGATGAGGAAGAGACCACAGAAAACGTCGTCGAAAAGGTTAATCTGGCAGCAAATGCTGAGAGAGTCGTCATCGTGAATCGTTCTGTGCTAAACCTATTGGGTGTTTCGGAACAGGAGGCGGTAGGTAGGAAACTTAAACTTGGCTATTCTGTCACCAATGAGTTGATATCAGAAGCAGGTTCACGAATCGAGTCGGTGCCAGAAGAGTATACAATTGTTGGAGTCACCTCTGATGAAAGCAGCCCATTTGCTTTCGTACCAATAACCGATCTTAAAGGTATCGGTGTTGCCAACTACTCACAGCTCAGAGTTGTGGCTGAAAGCAATGAGGCTCTAAGTGATATACGAAAGAAGATCGAGTCATTAGGGTTTGCGACTTCTTCTGTCGCAGATACCAAGGAACAGATAGATCAATTCTTTGCCACAGCTAGGATCATTCTCGCACTTGTGGGTAGCTTTGCCCTTGCTGTTGCATGCCTAGGAATGTTTAACACATTGACGGTATCACTCTTGGAAAGAACCAGAGAGGTTGGGTTGCTTAGAGCCATGGGTATGCGTCCCGAGGAGGTAAGGATGCTTTTCCTCTCCGAGTCGATGATCATGGGCTTTTATGGTGGTGTTGGTGGACTGCTTTTAGGCTTCTTCATCGGTAAGCTATTAAGCATCGCTCTCTCTTTCCTATCTATAAGTAAAGGGTATGGGTTTATCGATGTGACGAATATACCGATCTTGCTAGCTCTTGGTGTGGTAATGATCTCGTTCTTTGTTGGATTTGCAACTGGATTATATCCTGCTAACCGCGCCACCAAGATCTCGGCGTTGAACGCCTTGAGATACGAGTAGGGGATTGCCTCTTAGTTTTATCAAGCTTATTCGTAGCGAAGTGCCTCGATCGGGTCGAGTCTTGAAGCCTTCCTCGCCGGAATTAATGCCGCAATTAGGCTTATGCTTGTAAGGAAAAGGACGATAGGTATGAGCATCAATGGAGGGAAGAGGAACTGAATCGGCTCATCTACGCCTTGGCTCTCAAAATAGTTGAACAACAACGGGTTGAAAATAAGCCCACCAACAATCAACGCAGAAACAATGCCCACAACACCTCCCCAGAAGCCGATAAATGCTCCCTCGATTGAGAATAAAGCAAACACTGTGCGATTCGACATCCCGATGGCCTTCATTAAGCCTATCTCTTTAGTTCTTTCGTATACGCTCATTAGCATCGTATTTAAGATTCCAAAAAGCGATGCAAAGATTACGATACTTGAAAATCCAACAAGCCCTGAAGTAATGTAGACCCCTGCACTTTGCGCCAGCTGATTTAATTGGGCAAAATTGAAGTATTGATAACCTTCCTTGTTTAGCTCGTCGGTGACCTTCTTCTCGGTCTCAGCTGTTGTGTCTTCAAGTACTAATACAGCTGTTTGAGCAGATGCCAATAGCGGATTCTCAGCACCTAGCTGCTCAGTCTGGATCTCTAGAGCCTTCACCTCTGTAATATAGAATGCTTCTGTATCAGTAATGCCTGTCGATTTGACTCCAACAATTTCCAATTCGTCAGAAACGATCACGCCACTGCTATCAAGATAGCTGATTGTAATGCTCTTCCCAACCAGCCTCTCTACTTCTTCGGGATCGTGCTTGTCCAACTCCGCTGTCTCAAGATACTCCTCGGTGACAACAGTTTCGTCATCATCTTCTGGCAAGCGCCCTGCAAGCAGTTGCAGCTTCAGATCTGGATAGAAAAGTGTAGTGTTTGTTTGATATTTCCCCTCGACATCTTCGATCTCGACATATTGAACTTCGGTCGAGTAGTTGTAATAGACCGAATCGACACCGTCGAGCGATTCAAAGTAGCTTCTATCATCCTGATTTAAGATAGGTATCCCACCAGCACTAACATTCGCCTGCTCTTCTGGCTCCTCATACTCTTCTAATCCAGTAGCTCCAGGCTCTCTTTCATTGGCGAAGTCACCGCCTGGGAAGACAGAGAGACTCCCTTCAGCTTCGACATTATTTAGCTCGCGGTTAAAAAGTGTGATTACACCGATTCCTGCGCCAAGCGCTAGTGTAAGCGTAGTACCTCCAACTGCCACTGCTAATATGGTCAGTAAGCTTCTGGTCTTTGACTGGACGATATGTCTATTACTTTTGATAAATATATCTTTAATCTTCATCTACGATTTTGCCGTCAACTAATTCTATCTGTCTTCCACACTTCTCTGCCAAATCTTCATCGTGCGTGACAATAACCAATGTTGTATTAAGCTCCGCATTCAACCCAAAAAGAATCTCTTCAATCTTGCGACCAGTTGCACTGTCGAGGTTGCCAGTCGGCTCATCAGCGAAAACTACCTGTGGCTGATTTATCAATGCCCTTGCGATGCATACTCGCTGCTTTTGGCCACCTGAAAGCTCATTCCCTTTATTTTTTGCCTTATCTTCCATCTCTACCAGTTTTAGCATCTCCATAACCTTTTCGTTGACCTCGCTCTTTGGCCTGTTCAATAGTAGTAGTGGAAATGCAACATTGTCGTACACGCTTTCGCTATTAAACATGAAGAACGATTGGAATATGAAGCCGATATTTTCATTGCGGAATCTATTGAGCTGGCGTGACTTGAAATCGCGGAGATCT encodes:
- a CDS encoding ABC transporter permease — protein: MKKLKIGASTKRWFNPHNIAGKLRAATFELNYIVRFLFIVNVYVVTRTIQKILAIRIFPSLVASHYNIFALKTFAFLNRVGDMKRYPNNMTILTILDLALKNLKFKRSRAFITVSGVSLGIATIVFLVSLGFGLQELVISRAISLKEMRQAEVDTQPGSKLKLNDSAVTDIKKISEVDEVFPVIAVVGKVEYSESTSDIAIYAVPGGYLEESAINIVEGTLFDGKMAVAGEGEQDVLGIGTYSGHPGLDNYLGNVIMGESEPVWLAVRVTPDKDSRLLGWTNARLLKDKAASHVSGGKYLYADEEKNDWFYGHMPLWAKGRCSEECADTIYEPVRDDRGYQTNEWGYIENQYLEYQSTIVPKPSEEGLSSAVLGASLELSDTVDLEFIEIDDEEETTENVVEKVNLAANAERVVIVNRSVLNLLGVSEQEAVGRKLKLGYSVTNELISEAGSRIESVPEEYTIVGVTSDESSPFAFVPITDLKGIGVANYSQLRVVAESNEALSDIRKKIESLGFATSSVADTKEQIDQFFATARIILALVGSFALAVACLGMFNTLTVSLLERTREVGLLRAMGMRPEEVRMLFLSESMIMGFYGGVGGLLLGFFIGKLLSIALSFLSISKGYGFIDVTNIPILLALGVVMISFFVGFATGLYPANRATKISALNALRYE
- a CDS encoding ABC transporter ATP-binding protein; this translates as MIRADNITKIYKMGKTSFTALDGVSLQIDQGESLAILGKSGSGKSTLMHLLAALDTPTEGNINFNGKDLRDFKSRQLNRFRNENIGFIFQSFFMFNSESVYDNVAFPLLLLNRPKSEVNEKVMEMLKLVEMEDKAKNKGNELSGGQKQRVCIARALINQPQVVFADEPTGNLDSATGRKIEEILFGLNAELNTTLVIVTHDEDLAEKCGRQIELVDGKIVDED
- a CDS encoding FtsX-like permease family protein, with translation MKIKDIFIKSNRHIVQSKTRSLLTILAVAVGGTTLTLALGAGIGVITLFNRELNNVEAEGSLSVFPGGDFANEREPGATGLEEYEEPEEQANVSAGGIPILNQDDRSYFESLDGVDSVYYNYSTEVQYVEIEDVEGKYQTNTTLFYPDLKLQLLAGRLPEDDDETVVTEEYLETAELDKHDPEEVERLVGKSITISYLDSSGVIVSDELEIVGVKSTGITDTEAFYITEVKALEIQTEQLGAENPLLASAQTAVLVLEDTTAETEKKVTDELNKEGYQYFNFAQLNQLAQSAGVYITSGLVGFSSIVIFASLFGILNTMLMSVYERTKEIGLMKAIGMSNRTVFALFSIEGAFIGFWGGVVGIVSALIVGGLIFNPLLFNYFESQGVDEPIQFLFPPLMLIPIVLFLTSISLIAALIPARKASRLDPIEALRYE
- a CDS encoding ABC transporter ATP-binding protein, encoding MNQDMVTDIQIASAKSSKGDRSEQFALQKDAITVSDVRKVFKVGEQDVEVLKGVSLAINRGEFTILFGPSGCGKSTLLHLILGLEDPTAGEVDFMGVKLSGSNDPNFTSTFRKLNIGMVYQQSLWVKSLSVRENVALPLMLAGTNKNQALNRSIEMLRMVGMLDWADYFPTELSAGQQQRTAMARALVNDPEVIVADEPTGNLDFESGKDMMSLFYKLNHELGKTVILVTHDLEYLIYADKAFQMLDGQVIATHDKGAIEELLHHNIGLKKNGNNHEEA